Proteins co-encoded in one Astatotilapia calliptera chromosome 18, fAstCal1.2, whole genome shotgun sequence genomic window:
- the yeats2 gene encoding YEATS domain-containing protein 2: MSGIKRKIEGNDPDYEDVSLVQNSKRNKAAEHSAREATVQKIETIIKEQFSLEMKNKEHEIDVISQRLNEARRMMDKLRACIVANYYASAGLTKLSEHTSKSDPAVLNHPAIRRFLESPSRSSSPLNQGSETQSLVQSESESLSQQGDGAERNGEGSWREDSSRQERRPGRNTGKDTFGVPSSAGAEQRVTYHSTGDDASRLYVKKTIVVGNVSKYIPPDKREENDQSTHKWMVYVRGSRREPSIDHFVKKVWFFLHPSYKPNDLVEVSEPPFHLTRRGWGEFPVRIQIHFKDPRNKRIDIIHQLKLDRTYTGLQTLGVETVVDVELHRDSLGEDYIPQPSSSKVTHRAASPTLTASLAQTYGRCSSPVSHDSSVDKVFIKTESGRPAGVHSAGLAAGEHTPTRPKAGDRVTLGSHGNSAFQPITASCKIVPQGQPPSPAESPGKSFQPITMSCKIVSGSPISTPSHSPLPRTPTTSTPVHCKQSSSSVLNNPYIIVDKPGQVIGMASSSAASTGSPSTKQSATQGTRSPAPKVHTGTFLSSGMKVIIKQEPGEVSTQQQPMVSTVTSQQQQASATAGHQFVAVKGGHMISMSAQKQTGGGTGATSSKMLGIPVSSGLQSSVKQVAISSGQILVAKGNPSVSKVMSGKQVLAQGVAKAIVSGASGISGHQGTKAAGGSGGKSGVMATLQLPANNLANLANLPPGTKLYLTTNSKNPSGKGKLLLIPQGAILRASSGSQQSQNSSSAVSGGSHNSSSSSSSSNLPSNLSYTSYILKQTPQGTFLVGQPAQGSGKQGSSGSAGHAASSPATASQQAIRVTAGQKAAILAQVVGSSQGAQVKLPDGSVKTVTAAGAGHLSKPGTTTLRMTGGVITAASSTPGSVSSASQQQALDGGKSASQHHSLLMAANQAAVINAAKNTSAAGGGSSLSKAAVASLVKGAGNPAAIAKTAGGSAGAVVTGAKGITNMPVISMSKGVSTVVGVPKISSSGASLVSATSLVSGVAAAGGKTGAALSGMLKIHSGGSSSQQTVLTIPANQLKQLGVGSGSGGLQTIFMPVGKVVSKGPVSSTPSSSSSSSTTPGAPGAGASPSPASQASPSLALPLVQVKTEPGAGTAVTAGPSPPVTTPAPASSVHVASAATTVKQEQGAENSSHDLINTEHIETMMQLLTAVVKKFPLIVPDKTEDSHPFCASSSEQYYSWNIGKRRASELQRAVAVKRVVQDVLDRSPRLQALTPPKTREVVQWCRQRGYTPPDPEPPQPKNDDESIEDILTQIDNEPECPSTLSSSEELVLRLEQMQALLKTEPEEADDEIVDIITVTPPCHKLKVKEEEQEADPEPKFFLGASLSDQFVSEAAQQIGVTFQPVEVEKNVFAPVIEAMILKATEQFASDILREALAGAYAKSPPNRAPREITAMNIHQAVSSIPTCDFLTNTHMGYLAKDN; this comes from the exons ATGTCGGGAATTAAAAGGAAGATAGAGGGCAATGATCCCGACTATGAGGACGTTTCTCTGGTCCAAAACAGTAAGAGAAACAAGGCGGCTGAACATAGTG CTCGAGAAGCAACAGTTCAGAAGATTGAAACCATCATCAAGGAGCAATTTTCTTTGGAGATGAAGAACAAAGAGCATGAGATAGATGTGATAAGTCAG CGTCTTAATGAAGCCAGGAGGATGATGGACAAGCTCAGGGCATGCATAGTAGCTAATTACTATGCCAGTGCTGGACTGACAAAGCTCTCAGAG CATACCTCCAAGAGCGACCCTGCTGTGCTGAACCATCCAGCCATCCGACGCTTCCTGGAGTCTCCTTCCCGTTCTTCTTCCCCTCTCAACCAGGGCTCTGAGACTCAATCGTTGGTTCAATCAGAGTCCGAGTCTCTCTCACAGCAAGGAGATGGTGCTGAGAGGAATGGAGAAGGATCTTGGAGAGAGGACAGCAGCAGGCAGGAGCGCAGACCCGGACGCAACACAGGCAAA GACACATTCGGTGTACCATCGTCTGCAGGCGCAGAGCAGAGAGTGACCTACCACTCTACTGGGGACGATGCATCTAGACTTTATGTGAAGAAGACAATCGTAGTAGGAAATGTATCCAA GTACATTCCACCTGATAAGCGGGAAGAGAATGACCAGTCTACTCATAAGTGGATGGTGTACGTCAGAGGCTCAAGGAGAGAACCTAGCATCGACCACTTTGTCAAGAAAGTTTGGTTTTTCCTGCATCCCAGCTACAAACCCAACGACCTCGTGGAAGTCAG TGAGCCTCCCTTTCATTTAACGCGCCGCGGTTGGGGTGAGTTTCCTGTGAGGATCCAGATCCATTTTAAAGACCCTCGCAACAAACGTATTGACATCATCCACCAGCTAAAG CTCGACCGAACATACACTGGACTGCAGACGCTCGGGGTAGAAACA GTGGTTGATGTGGAGCTTCACAGGGATTCTCTTGGGGAAGACTACATCCCTCAGCCTTCTTCCTCCAAGGTGACTCACAGAGCAGCCAGCCCCACTTTGACTGCCTCTCTGGCCCAGACTTATGGACGCTGTAGTTCTCCTGTGTCACATGACTCCAGTGTAGACAAAG TTTTCATAAAGACAGAGTCGGGGAGGCCTGCAGGTGTTCATAGCGCAGGCCTTGCTGCTGGTGAACACACTCCAACACGGCCCAAGGCCGGTGACAGAGTCACTCTGGGTTCCCATGGCAACTCTGCCTTCCAGCCTATCACAGCAAGCTGCAAGATTGTTCCCCAAGGACAACCACCCAGTCCTGCTGAGTCTCCTGGGAAATCATTCCAACCAATCACAATGAGCTGTAAAATAGTTTCAG GGTCACCCATCTCCACACCCAGCCACTCCCCGCTGCCCCGCACACCCACGACCTCCACCCCTGTCCATTGCAAGCAGAGCTCATCCTCTGTGCTCAACAATCCTTATATCATTGTTGACAAACCGGGCCAGGTTATCGGCATGGCTTCCTCATCCGCTGCCTCCACAG GAAGCCCATCCACTAAACAGTCTGCCACTCAGGGCACTCGCTCCCCAGCACCTAAAGTTCACACTGGCACCTTCCTGTCCTCAGGGATGAAG GTTATTATCAAGCAAGAGCCAGGGGAAGTTTCAACACAGCAACAGCCGATGGTTTCCACAGTAACCAGTCAGCAACAGCAAGCTAGCGCTACAGCAGGACACCAGTTTGTCGCAGTGAAGGGGGGTCACATGATCTCCATGTCGGCCCAGAAACAGACTGGTGGAGGGACAGGGGCCACTAGTAGCAAG ATGTTGGGTATTCCTGTTAGCTCAGGGCTTCAGTCTTCAGTCAAACAGGTTGCTATCAGCAGTGGACAAATTCTGGTTGCCAAGGGCAACCCTTCTGTCTCCAAGGTGATGAGTGGAAAGCAGGTTTTGGCTCAGGGAGTTGCTAAAGCCATCGTCAGTGGAGCCAGTGGCATTTCTGGACACCAGGGTACCAAGGCGGCTGGTGGTTCAGGTGGCAAGAGTGGAG TGATGGCTACACTTCAGCTGCCAGCCAACAACTTAGCCAATCTGGCCAATTTGCCACCAGGTACCAAACTCTACCTGACCACCAACAGCAAGAACCCCTCGGGGAAAGGAAAGCTGCTCCTCATCCCACAGGGAGCAATCCTCCGGGCCTCCAGTGGAA GTCAGCAGTCCCAGAACAGCTCATCAGCGGTCTCTGGGGGCTCTcacaactcctcctcctcttcctcttcaagCAATCTACCTTCCAACCTCTCCTACACATCTTATATCCTTAAACAGACCCCACAG GGTACGTTTCTGGTCGGTCAGCCCGCACAAGGTTCGGGGAAGCAGGGGAGTTCCGGTTCGGCAGGTCATGCTGCATCATCTCCTGCAACTGCTAGCCAGCAGGCTATTAGAGTGACAGCCGGACAGAAGGCAGCCATCTTGGCTCAG GTGGTGGGCAGCTCCCAGGGTGCACAGGTGAAGTTGCCTGACGGCTCAGTTAAAACAGTAACGGCAGCGGGAGCAGGCCACTTGTCCAAGCCGGGCACCACCACGTTAAGGATGACAGGTGGAGTCATCACCGCTGCTAGCTCCACGCCTGGCTCTGTCAGCAGTGCGAGCCAACAACAG GCCCTCGATGGTGGGAAGTCTGCTTCTCAGCATCACTCACTCCTGATGGCAGCCAACCAAGCAGCAGTAATCAACGCAGCAAAGAACACCAGCGCCGCTGGTGGGGGCAGCAGCTTGTCGAAGGCAGCAGTGGCCTCCTTGGTGAAGGGTGCTGGAAACCCTGCTGCGATCGCAAAGActgctggaggttcagctgGTGCTGTAGTAACAGGTGCAAAGGGGATCACCAATATGCCTGTCATCAGCATGTCCAAAGGTGTGAGTACTGTTGTGGGTGTGCCCAAAATCAGCAGCAGCGGCGCATCCCTGGTTTCTGCAACTTCGTTAGTCAGTGGAGTGGCAGCCGCCGGAGGAAAAACTGGTGCTGCTCTCTCGG gTATGCTGAAGATCCATTCTGGAGGTTCCAGCTCCCAGCAGACTGTCTTAACCATTCCTGCCAACCAGCTCAAGCAGCTGGGAGTTGGAAGTGGGTCCGGCGGACTGCAGACCATCTTCATGCCTGTGGGGAAAG TCGTGTCAAAGGGCCCAGTCTCCAGtactccttcctcctcctcctcctcttccaccacCCCTGGAGCACCTGGAGCTGGAGCCTCCCCAAGTCCTGCCAGCCAGGCCTCCCCCTCCCTTGCCCTGCCTCTGGTACAAG TGAAGACGGAGCCAGGTGCTGGCACAGCTGTCACAGCTGGTCCATCACCCCCGGTGACTACTCCTGCCCCCGCTTCTTCTGTCCACGTTGCCTCTGCAGCTACCACAGTCAAACAGGAACAAGGGGCAGAAAACTCATCGCACGACCTCATCAA CACTGAGCATATAGAAACCATGATGCAGCTGCTGACAGCTGTGGTGAAGAAATTCCCTCTAATTGTGCCAGATAAGA CCGAAGACTCACATCCGTTTTGTGCCTCGTCGTCAGAACAGTATTATTCCTGGAATATTGGCAAGCGCAGAGCATCAGAG CTTCAGCGAGCCGTAGCGGTGAAGCGGGTCGTCCAGGACGTGTTGGATCGCTCGCCCCGTCTCCAGGCCCTCACCCCGCCAAAGACCAGAGAGGTGGTTCAGTGGTGTCGACAGAGGGGTTACACGCCGCCTGACCCCGAACCCCCACAACCCAAGAACGATGACGAGTCCATCGAGGACATTCTCACTCAAATCGATAATGAGCCTG AGTGCCCGTCGACCCTGAGTAGCAGCGAGGAGCTGGTGCTGCGTCTTGAGCAGATGCAAGCTCTGCTCAAGACTGAGCCAGAGGAGGCGGATGACGAAATAGTCGACATCATCACGGTGACTCCTCCCTGCCACAAGCTAAAGGTCAAAGAGGAGGAACAGGAGGCTGACCCGGAGCCCAAATTCTTCCTGGGCGCCAGCCTGTCCGATCAGTTTGTCAGTGAAGCAGCTCAGCAG ATCGGGGTAACCTTCCAGCCGGTGGAGGTGGAGAAGAATGTGTTCGCTCCAGTAATCGAAGCCATGATTCTAAAG GCTACAGAACAGTTTGCAAGTGACATCCTGAGAGAAGCGCTGGCTGGGGCCTACGCCAAATCCCCTCCAAACAG gGCACCAAGAGAGATCACAGCCATGAACATCCACCAGGCTGTCAGCAGCATCCCCACCTGCGACTTCCTCACTAATACACACATGGGTTACCTGGCTAAGGACAACTGA